A region of Desulfolithobacter dissulfuricans DNA encodes the following proteins:
- a CDS encoding sulfurtransferase — protein MKRKLLESAICTLLLAVAVFMAAPAMAGTTPLVTTQWLAKNLGARDLVIIDVRTATNYGVGHIPGSFNIPYVGWEPFSEKRQCQLMPKPEDFTMMLQGIGVNKSSHVVIYDHGNSIGDATKGAATVWILEAMGHTNVSYLNGGFTKWTFEGRIIDNKLPKSEQGDFVAHFDPAKVVSLEQMLATVQKKDAIIVDARSSSQHFGASKRGDVERFGHVPGSINLPAPYLNNAGANRAPATIRSKNQLAAMTRGVGIPADKNARIIVYCNTGQYAGMDYFILHDILGYKNVAVYDGSMLEYAADDDRPLVTFSWGRSGK, from the coding sequence GGAAACTGTTAGAATCTGCGATATGCACGCTGTTGCTGGCCGTGGCGGTTTTCATGGCCGCCCCGGCGATGGCCGGCACCACCCCGCTGGTAACCACCCAGTGGCTGGCAAAGAACCTTGGCGCCAGGGACCTGGTCATCATCGACGTCCGAACCGCGACCAACTATGGAGTCGGCCATATCCCCGGCTCCTTCAACATTCCCTATGTCGGCTGGGAGCCCTTCAGTGAGAAGCGCCAGTGCCAGCTGATGCCCAAGCCTGAAGATTTTACCATGATGCTCCAGGGCATCGGGGTGAACAAGTCGTCCCACGTGGTCATCTACGATCACGGCAACTCCATCGGCGATGCCACCAAGGGCGCGGCCACGGTCTGGATTCTCGAGGCCATGGGCCATACCAATGTCTCCTACTTGAACGGTGGCTTCACCAAGTGGACCTTTGAAGGCCGGATCATCGACAACAAGCTGCCGAAATCCGAGCAAGGCGATTTCGTCGCCCACTTCGATCCCGCCAAAGTAGTTTCCCTGGAGCAGATGCTGGCCACGGTGCAGAAGAAAGACGCGATCATCGTCGATGCCAGAAGCAGCAGCCAGCATTTCGGGGCCAGCAAGCGCGGTGATGTGGAACGGTTCGGCCATGTTCCCGGTTCCATTAACCTGCCGGCACCCTATCTGAACAATGCCGGTGCCAACCGGGCGCCTGCGACCATCAGGAGCAAAAATCAACTGGCCGCCATGACCAGGGGCGTCGGTATTCCGGCGGACAAAAACGCCAGGATTATCGTGTATTGCAACACCGGCCAGTACGCCGGCATGGATTATTTCATTCTCCATGACATTCTCGGCTACAAGAACGTCGCTGTCTACGACGGCTCGATGCTCGAGTATGCCGCAGACGATGATCGGCCGCTGGTTACCTTCTCCTGGGGCAGGTCAGGCAAATAG
- a CDS encoding sulfurtransferase, producing the protein MKRAYQQKTSFLGVLLCIFFLPGLVMAAGSSLVSVEWLAKNLNKKNLVILDVSEFIHYESKHIPGAVKAFGPWMTMNSEFVGFMMPDETELVSMLRGYGVNNDSFVVVYDEGITSRDTAKSARALWTLHALGHDQVAILDGGMAAWEQSEQPVTTRAATPFGGNFSGKLQASKIATLAEVKAKLGSGKVTFLDNRSPDQYFGHEKNSEISRAGHLPGSLLWPESFMTIAGVDFAPSYFRDKDELEKMARGVYLPADKKAEIITYSNHGLAASMGYFVLHDLLGYRNVKVFDGSILEVAPAEDVPMVVQRWGWEKM; encoded by the coding sequence ATGAAGAGAGCGTACCAACAAAAAACGTCCTTTCTGGGCGTACTGCTGTGCATATTCTTCCTGCCCGGCCTGGTTATGGCCGCAGGGAGTTCCCTGGTAAGCGTCGAATGGCTTGCCAAAAACCTGAACAAGAAGAATCTCGTCATCCTGGATGTGAGCGAATTCATCCATTACGAGAGCAAACACATCCCGGGCGCGGTCAAGGCCTTTGGCCCGTGGATGACCATGAACAGTGAATTTGTCGGCTTCATGATGCCGGATGAAACGGAGCTGGTCAGCATGCTGCGGGGATATGGGGTGAACAACGACTCCTTTGTCGTGGTCTACGACGAGGGCATCACCTCCAGGGACACGGCCAAGAGCGCCCGCGCCCTCTGGACCCTGCACGCCCTGGGCCATGACCAGGTCGCCATCCTGGATGGCGGCATGGCAGCCTGGGAGCAGAGCGAGCAGCCGGTAACCACCAGGGCGGCCACGCCCTTTGGAGGCAACTTCAGCGGCAAGCTGCAGGCCAGCAAGATCGCCACCCTGGCCGAGGTCAAGGCCAAACTGGGTTCAGGCAAGGTCACGTTTCTGGACAACCGTTCGCCGGACCAGTACTTCGGCCACGAGAAGAACAGTGAAATAAGCCGGGCCGGCCACCTGCCCGGATCGCTGCTCTGGCCCGAGTCCTTCATGACAATCGCCGGGGTTGACTTTGCTCCCTCCTATTTCAGGGACAAGGATGAACTGGAAAAAATGGCCAGGGGAGTCTACCTGCCAGCCGATAAAAAGGCGGAAATCATCACCTACAGCAACCACGGCCTGGCCGCATCCATGGGCTATTTCGTCCTCCACGACCTGCTTGGCTACAGGAACGTCAAGGTCTTTGACGGCTCCATCCTGGAGGTCGCCCCGGCAGAAGACGTCCCCATGGTCGTCCAGAGATGGGGATGGGAGAAGATGTAA
- a CDS encoding IS110 family transposase, with product MHNVTIGMDLGDKNHVICIVDHAGRIVRRDTVTNTREALSEFFSPHKGATVALEAGTHSAWISRLLSRLGCHVLVGNPRKLRAIWDSNDKSDTRDAEMLARIARMDPDLLYPVNHRGEQAQIDLEILQARDVLVRNRSSLINHVRGSVKALGYRLPGCSADSFHRQADEHLPEDLRGALEPVLTIIGQITSQIKEFDREIERISAERYPETELLRAIKGVGPLTALAFLLIVEDPARFGKSRQVGCFLGLTPRRDQSGETDRQLRITKAGNPYLRRLLVGSAQYILGPFGEDCNLRRFGLRLAARGGKNAKRRAVVAVARKLAVLMHRLWQHGEIYDPFYKPQSRPLAKAA from the coding sequence ATGCACAATGTAACAATCGGAATGGACCTTGGCGATAAAAATCATGTTATCTGTATTGTTGATCATGCAGGCCGAATCGTGCGTCGAGATACGGTTACTAATACCAGAGAGGCGTTGAGTGAGTTTTTCTCACCCCATAAAGGGGCAACTGTTGCCCTTGAAGCCGGTACCCATTCGGCCTGGATCAGCAGGCTGTTATCCAGGCTGGGCTGCCATGTTTTGGTTGGCAACCCTCGTAAATTACGCGCCATCTGGGACAGCAACGATAAATCAGATACCAGAGACGCTGAAATGCTGGCCCGCATAGCCCGGATGGATCCTGATCTGCTCTATCCGGTCAACCACAGGGGCGAACAGGCCCAGATTGATCTGGAGATATTGCAGGCCAGGGATGTCCTGGTGAGGAACCGCTCCAGCCTGATCAACCATGTTCGTGGCAGTGTCAAGGCGCTGGGATATCGCCTGCCGGGATGCAGCGCAGACAGTTTTCACCGGCAGGCAGATGAACATCTTCCTGAAGACTTACGTGGCGCTCTGGAGCCTGTATTGACAATTATCGGCCAGATTACGTCCCAGATCAAAGAATTTGACAGGGAAATAGAGCGTATCAGTGCGGAGCGATACCCGGAGACCGAATTATTGCGGGCCATAAAAGGAGTTGGTCCTCTGACGGCCCTGGCCTTTCTATTAATCGTGGAAGACCCGGCACGATTTGGCAAAAGTAGACAGGTTGGATGTTTTCTTGGCCTGACTCCCCGCCGCGACCAGTCAGGAGAAACCGACAGGCAGCTTCGGATAACCAAAGCGGGCAACCCCTATCTGCGGAGGTTACTGGTCGGTTCGGCCCAGTACATCCTGGGACCTTTTGGAGAGGATTGCAATTTACGAAGATTTGGTCTTCGCCTGGCAGCCAGGGGAGGTAAAAACGCAAAGCGTCGTGCCGTGGTTGCCGTAGCCAGAAAACTGGCGGTACTCATGCATCGCCTCTGGCAGCACGGTGAGATATATGACCCTTTTTACAAACCGCAATCTCGCCCCCTGGCAAAGGCTGCGTAG
- a CDS encoding ArsR/SmtB family transcription factor produces MKNLQEVCRINCKSKENIRKAKEIIGNEHALQEVAEKLKLLGNATRLKIIMSLQGGELCVCELAEILQLSIPATSQQLKLLRQGGIVHLRNEGKTSYYSLAKQEIPAVIRKTFSEIFE; encoded by the coding sequence ATGAAAAATTTGCAAGAAGTCTGCAGGATAAACTGCAAGTCTAAAGAGAATATACGCAAGGCAAAAGAAATAATCGGTAATGAGCATGCCCTGCAGGAAGTTGCCGAAAAACTGAAGCTGCTCGGGAATGCCACCAGGCTGAAGATCATTATGAGCCTGCAGGGTGGAGAATTATGTGTATGTGAACTGGCCGAAATACTGCAACTCTCCATTCCCGCCACCAGCCAGCAGTTAAAACTGTTGAGGCAGGGTGGTATCGTGCATCTTCGCAATGAGGGGAAGACATCCTACTATTCCCTGGCGAAGCAGGAAATCCCTGCGGTTATAAGGAAAACTTTTTCAGAAATATTTGAATAA
- a CDS encoding cation diffusion facilitator family transporter, with amino-acid sequence MTPSSPSPDILLRRATRASVAVAVVLIVGKLAAWLLTGSLSVMASLVDSLMDAAASTINLVAVRLSLNPADSEHRFGHGKAEFLAGLAQASFIAGSSFFLLIHAVERMRNPQPLNDARAGIIIMVLAIAITLLLLAYQYRVIRKTNSTAIRADALHYATDILTNAGTILALVLARYGWPGLDPIFAIVIAGFIFYSACKIGYDAAQMLMDRELPAELREKIISIAERPPQVRGVHDVRTRQSGQTIMIQLHLELDDDMPLLRAHGVARAVEKDILRNWPEADVIIHQDPVNISRKLGTTRFTD; translated from the coding sequence GTGACCCCCTCTTCCCCTTCCCCGGATATCCTGCTGAGAAGAGCGACCCGAGCCTCGGTGGCCGTCGCCGTGGTGCTGATCGTCGGCAAGCTGGCGGCCTGGCTGCTGACCGGATCGCTGAGCGTCATGGCCTCGCTGGTCGACTCTCTCATGGATGCGGCCGCCTCGACCATCAACCTGGTGGCCGTGCGGTTGTCCCTGAACCCGGCCGACAGCGAACACCGCTTCGGCCACGGCAAGGCCGAATTCCTGGCCGGTCTTGCCCAGGCGTCCTTTATTGCCGGCTCCTCCTTCTTCCTGCTCATCCACGCGGTGGAGCGGATGCGCAACCCGCAACCCCTCAATGACGCCCGGGCGGGTATCATCATCATGGTACTGGCCATTGCCATCACGCTCCTGCTGCTGGCCTACCAGTACCGGGTCATCCGAAAAACCAACTCGACCGCCATCAGGGCGGATGCCCTCCACTACGCAACCGATATCCTGACAAACGCCGGGACCATACTAGCCCTGGTCCTGGCCCGCTATGGCTGGCCCGGACTCGATCCGATCTTTGCCATAGTCATTGCCGGTTTCATCTTCTACAGCGCCTGCAAGATCGGCTACGATGCCGCCCAGATGCTGATGGACCGCGAGCTGCCTGCCGAACTGCGGGAAAAAATAATCAGCATCGCCGAGAGACCGCCCCAGGTCCGCGGCGTGCATGACGTGCGGACGAGGCAGTCGGGCCAGACTATCATGATCCAGCTCCACCTGGAGCTGGACGACGATATGCCTCTGCTGCGTGCCCATGGCGTGGCCCGGGCCGTGGAAAAGGATATCCTGCGCAACTGGCCCGAAGCCGATGTCATCATCCACCAGGACCCGGTCAACATCAGCCGGAAACTCGGCACCACCAGGTTCACCGACTGA
- a CDS encoding diacylglycerol kinase, protein MEQKGKNRGVHLCNKPDYRGLRHVYQAMLHSFKGLAAAFRCEEAFRLELLVVAVMLPLGLWLGNSGVERSLLVGSLLLVLIVELINSAIEAVVDRISLEHHVLSGRAKDIGSGAVFMTLVNVAVIWGLLLYERLSCWLSTGASLSP, encoded by the coding sequence ATGGAACAGAAGGGGAAGAACAGAGGGGTGCATCTTTGTAATAAGCCCGATTACCGGGGACTCCGCCATGTGTACCAGGCCATGCTTCACTCGTTCAAGGGGCTGGCTGCGGCATTCCGGTGTGAAGAGGCATTCCGGCTGGAGTTGCTGGTGGTTGCGGTGATGCTACCGCTGGGGCTATGGTTGGGAAATTCAGGCGTAGAGAGATCGCTGCTGGTTGGCTCTCTGCTACTGGTCCTGATTGTCGAGCTGATCAACTCCGCCATCGAGGCAGTTGTCGATCGTATCAGTCTTGAGCACCATGTTCTCTCCGGGCGGGCCAAGGATATCGGTTCAGGCGCTGTTTTTATGACGCTCGTTAACGTGGCGGTAATTTGGGGCCTGCTGCTGTACGAGCGCTTGAGCTGCTGGTTGTCGACTGGTGCGTCGTTGTCGCCTTGA
- a CDS encoding propionyl-CoA synthetase, whose amino-acid sequence MGAYEEIFKKSIENPEEFWAEAAEGIDWYKKWDTVLDRSNPPFYRWFSGGEMNTCYNAVDRHVENGRADQPAIIYDSPVTDTIRKITYRELRDEVASFAGALKGLGVEKGDRVIIYMPMIPEALVAMLACARLGAIHSVVFGGFAANELAIRIDHAQPKVIVCASGAIEGKKQLAYKPLVDSAIEQSDHKPEKCVVFQRDFVTAELQEGRDLAWQDIVKDAEPADCVPVLATDPLYILYTSGTTGMPKGVLRDNGGHAVALHWSMKNIYNVDPGDVYWAASDVGWVVGHSYIVYGPLLKGCTTIVYEGKPIGTPDAGAFWRVISEHGARIMFTAPTAFRAIKKEDPNGELLKKYDLSKFETLFLAGERLDPDTYHWASNLLKVPVIDHWWQTETGWAIVANPMGIEQFPVKPGSPTKPVPGYDVRILDDTGKELGPNEEGNIVVKLPLPPGTLATLWRNDERFIKSYMATFPGYYETSDGGYIDEDGYVYVMGRMDDVINIAGHRLSTGAMEEVIATHPDVAECAVIGTDDQLKGQIPVGFIVLKAGVTKDAEEIKAELVQMVRAQIGPIACYKQTAVVTRLPKTRSGKILRGTMRAIAAGKEYRMPSTIDDPTILEEITEDLKKLGFPK is encoded by the coding sequence ATGGGGGCGTACGAGGAAATTTTCAAAAAAAGCATTGAAAATCCGGAAGAATTCTGGGCCGAGGCGGCCGAAGGCATTGACTGGTACAAGAAATGGGACACTGTGCTGGACCGTTCCAATCCTCCCTTTTACCGCTGGTTCTCCGGCGGTGAAATGAACACCTGCTACAATGCGGTGGACCGGCACGTGGAAAACGGCCGCGCCGACCAGCCCGCGATCATCTACGACTCACCGGTCACCGACACCATCCGCAAGATCACCTACCGCGAACTGCGTGACGAAGTAGCAAGCTTCGCCGGAGCCCTGAAGGGCCTTGGCGTGGAAAAAGGCGACCGGGTCATCATCTACATGCCCATGATTCCCGAGGCCCTGGTGGCCATGCTGGCCTGTGCCCGGCTGGGGGCCATCCATTCGGTGGTCTTTGGCGGGTTTGCTGCCAACGAGCTGGCCATCCGCATCGACCATGCCCAGCCCAAGGTCATAGTCTGTGCGTCCGGCGCCATCGAGGGCAAGAAACAGCTGGCCTACAAGCCGCTGGTGGATTCGGCCATCGAGCAGTCGGATCACAAGCCGGAGAAATGCGTGGTCTTCCAGCGCGACTTTGTTACCGCCGAGCTCCAGGAAGGCCGCGACCTGGCCTGGCAGGACATTGTCAAAGACGCCGAGCCTGCCGACTGCGTGCCGGTCCTGGCCACGGATCCGCTCTACATCCTCTACACCTCCGGGACCACCGGTATGCCCAAGGGCGTACTGCGCGACAACGGCGGCCATGCCGTGGCCCTGCACTGGTCCATGAAAAACATCTACAACGTGGATCCCGGCGACGTCTACTGGGCGGCTTCTGATGTGGGCTGGGTCGTGGGCCATTCCTACATCGTCTACGGGCCGCTGCTCAAGGGCTGCACCACCATTGTCTACGAGGGCAAACCCATCGGCACCCCGGATGCCGGGGCCTTCTGGCGTGTCATCTCCGAGCACGGGGCCCGGATCATGTTTACCGCACCCACGGCCTTCCGGGCGATCAAGAAGGAAGATCCCAACGGCGAGCTGCTGAAAAAATACGACCTCTCCAAATTCGAAACCCTGTTCCTGGCCGGCGAGCGGCTCGATCCGGACACCTATCACTGGGCATCGAACCTCCTCAAGGTGCCGGTGATCGACCACTGGTGGCAGACCGAGACCGGCTGGGCCATTGTCGCCAACCCCATGGGCATCGAGCAGTTCCCGGTCAAGCCCGGCTCGCCCACCAAGCCGGTCCCGGGCTATGATGTACGTATCCTCGATGATACGGGCAAGGAACTGGGTCCGAACGAGGAAGGCAACATCGTGGTCAAGCTGCCCCTGCCGCCGGGTACCCTGGCGACCCTGTGGCGTAACGACGAGCGGTTCATCAAGTCCTACATGGCCACCTTCCCGGGTTATTACGAGACCAGTGATGGTGGCTATATCGACGAGGACGGCTACGTGTATGTCATGGGCCGGATGGACGATGTCATCAACATTGCCGGCCACCGGCTCTCCACCGGGGCCATGGAAGAGGTGATCGCCACCCATCCGGACGTGGCCGAGTGCGCGGTCATCGGCACCGATGACCAGCTCAAGGGCCAGATCCCGGTGGGCTTTATCGTCCTCAAGGCCGGGGTGACCAAGGATGCCGAGGAAATCAAGGCCGAGCTGGTTCAGATGGTCCGGGCCCAGATCGGTCCCATTGCCTGCTACAAACAGACCGCGGTGGTGACCAGGCTGCCCAAGACCAGGTCCGGCAAGATCCTCCGCGGCACCATGCGTGCGATCGCCGCCGGCAAGGAGTACCGGATGCCGTCCACCATCGACGATCCGACCATCCTGGAAGAGATCACCGAGGATCTGAAAAAGCTGGGCTTTCCCAAGTAA
- the sucC gene encoding ADP-forming succinate--CoA ligase subunit beta: protein MKLHEYQAKELFGRYDLPVPEGQVAETEEDGLRIAEKLGCPVAVKAQVHAGGRGKAGGVRLARSQEEAREAVQTILGMTLQTAQTGGQGKIVRKILLEKGVDIEHEYYLSILPDRATASLMIIGSTEGGMNIEEVAATTPEKIIRVRVNPLTGLQPFHLRRMAFGLGLTGDPFKKFCVLLSNLYRAVTENDLLLAEINPLARTSDGAFVLLDAKAEVDSSALFRHKDLAALHDSGEEDPLEAEAKKYGLNYIRLDGTIGNMVNGAGLAMATMDMIKQAGAEPANFLDVGGGADAEMIENGFRILLSDPKVEAILINIFGGILRCDVLATGVVEAARKIGLSLPVVVRMEGTNVEEGRKILADSGLDLISATDLQDAAEKIGKIATAAAAH from the coding sequence ATGAAACTACATGAATACCAGGCCAAGGAACTCTTTGGCCGATACGATCTGCCGGTGCCTGAGGGGCAGGTAGCAGAGACGGAAGAAGACGGGCTACGCATAGCGGAAAAACTCGGCTGTCCCGTTGCCGTCAAAGCCCAGGTGCATGCCGGTGGCCGGGGCAAGGCCGGCGGGGTCCGGCTGGCCCGGAGCCAGGAAGAGGCCCGGGAAGCGGTCCAGACGATCCTGGGCATGACACTCCAGACCGCCCAGACCGGCGGCCAGGGAAAAATAGTCCGCAAGATCCTGCTGGAAAAGGGCGTGGACATCGAGCATGAATACTACCTCTCCATTCTTCCGGACCGGGCCACGGCCAGCCTGATGATCATCGGTTCCACCGAGGGTGGGATGAACATCGAGGAGGTGGCAGCAACCACACCGGAAAAAATCATCCGGGTCCGGGTCAACCCGCTGACCGGCCTCCAGCCCTTTCATCTGCGCCGGATGGCCTTTGGCCTCGGCCTGACCGGCGACCCGTTCAAAAAATTCTGTGTCCTGCTTTCCAACCTGTACAGGGCTGTGACAGAAAACGACCTCCTGCTGGCCGAGATCAACCCCCTGGCCAGGACCTCAGATGGTGCTTTCGTGCTGCTCGATGCCAAGGCCGAGGTGGATTCCAGCGCGCTCTTCCGCCACAAGGACCTTGCCGCGCTGCATGACAGCGGAGAGGAGGATCCCCTGGAGGCCGAGGCAAAAAAATATGGCCTCAATTATATCCGGCTGGATGGTACTATCGGTAATATGGTCAATGGTGCCGGCCTGGCCATGGCCACCATGGACATGATCAAGCAGGCCGGGGCCGAGCCGGCCAATTTCCTCGACGTGGGCGGCGGTGCCGATGCGGAGATGATCGAGAACGGCTTTCGTATCCTGCTCTCCGATCCCAAGGTGGAGGCCATTCTGATCAATATCTTCGGCGGCATTCTCCGCTGCGACGTGCTGGCCACCGGCGTGGTGGAGGCGGCCCGGAAGATCGGCCTGTCCCTGCCGGTGGTGGTCCGCATGGAGGGCACCAATGTGGAGGAAGGGCGAAAGATCCTCGCGGACTCGGGCCTGGACCTGATTTCAGCGACAGATCTCCAGGACGCGGCGGAAAAAATAGGCAAAATCGCCACCGCTGCAGCGGCGCACTGA
- a CDS encoding tRNA-binding protein, translating into MKEITWDEFTQVELRTGTIVEVEDFPEARKPAYRLVVDFGPEIGRKKSSAQITDLYDKKELLGRQIIGVVNFPPKQIGPVLSECLVTGFVRDDGSVVLAVPERRVDNGLKLA; encoded by the coding sequence ATGAAGGAAATTACCTGGGACGAATTTACCCAAGTCGAGCTCCGCACCGGTACCATTGTCGAGGTGGAGGATTTTCCCGAGGCCAGGAAACCGGCCTATCGGCTGGTGGTCGATTTCGGGCCGGAGATCGGACGAAAAAAGTCCAGTGCCCAGATCACCGACCTGTATGACAAAAAGGAACTGCTGGGCCGCCAGATCATCGGGGTGGTCAACTTTCCGCCCAAGCAGATCGGGCCGGTCCTGTCCGAGTGCCTGGTAACCGGTTTTGTCCGGGACGACGGCTCGGTGGTCCTGGCCGTCCCGGAACGGAGGGTGGACAACGGTCTTAAGCTGGCATGA
- a CDS encoding cobalamin B12-binding domain-containing protein: MTDKDKYRVLIGKPGLDGHDRGAKFIARALRDAGFEVIYTGIRRTPDEIAAAAIQEDVHAVGLSSMSGAHLRLFPAVVEALQKAGGGDIPVLGGGIIPEEDIPVLEEAGIRAVFTPGTPIDTIIDAFARASKEQQAQRSQ, encoded by the coding sequence ATGACAGATAAAGATAAGTACAGAGTACTCATAGGAAAACCCGGCCTGGACGGCCATGACCGGGGCGCCAAGTTCATTGCCCGGGCCCTGCGCGATGCCGGGTTCGAAGTGATCTACACCGGCATCCGCCGCACACCCGATGAAATCGCAGCCGCGGCCATCCAGGAAGATGTGCACGCGGTCGGCCTCTCCTCCATGTCCGGGGCCCATCTCCGGCTCTTCCCGGCAGTGGTCGAGGCCCTGCAAAAGGCCGGCGGGGGCGACATTCCCGTGCTGGGCGGCGGGATCATTCCCGAGGAGGACATCCCGGTTCTCGAGGAGGCCGGTATCCGGGCCGTTTTCACACCCGGCACGCCCATCGACACCATCATCGATGCCTTTGCCCGGGCCAGCAAAGAGCAGCAGGCACAGCGCAGCCAATGA
- the meaB gene encoding methylmalonyl Co-A mutase-associated GTPase MeaB: MNTSLASRLHEGDPRAVGRAISLVENHDPAGHELLASLDRERINQCLVLGITGPPGAGKSTLTGQLIRCIRERKMRVGVIAVDPSSPISGGALLGDRIRMMDHALDRDVVVRSMATRGRLGGLCGAAGAAVRIMAASGCRIVIIETVGIGQSEMDIVSLADLTLMVLAPGFGDDIQAMKAGILEVADLLVVNKSDQPGARKLFLDMITVLRDPEEREQRIIETVASEGRGVAELLERVLEMEAKQRSQGLFQRRRDESFITETLDWAMELLAHPLRERIRRTASTETDPRLAAEHLLRNILK, from the coding sequence ATGAACACCTCCCTGGCCAGTCGTCTCCACGAGGGTGATCCCCGGGCCGTGGGCCGGGCCATCTCCCTGGTGGAAAACCACGATCCGGCCGGCCACGAACTGCTGGCCTCCCTGGACCGGGAACGGATCAACCAGTGCCTGGTCCTGGGCATCACCGGACCGCCCGGGGCCGGCAAATCCACCCTCACCGGGCAGCTCATCCGCTGTATCCGCGAACGGAAGATGCGGGTGGGCGTCATTGCCGTGGACCCCTCGTCGCCCATCTCCGGCGGCGCCCTGCTTGGCGACCGGATCCGGATGATGGACCATGCCCTGGACCGGGACGTGGTGGTCCGCTCCATGGCCACCCGTGGCCGTCTGGGCGGACTCTGCGGCGCCGCCGGGGCCGCAGTCCGGATCATGGCGGCCAGCGGCTGCCGGATCGTGATCATCGAAACCGTGGGTATCGGCCAGTCGGAAATGGACATCGTCTCCCTGGCCGATCTGACCCTGATGGTGCTGGCGCCTGGTTTCGGCGACGACATTCAGGCCATGAAGGCCGGGATCCTGGAGGTGGCGGACCTGCTGGTGGTCAACAAGAGTGACCAGCCCGGGGCCAGAAAGCTGTTTCTCGATATGATCACGGTCCTGCGTGACCCGGAAGAGCGGGAACAAAGGATCATCGAAACCGTGGCCAGTGAAGGCCGTGGGGTGGCTGAACTCCTGGAGCGGGTCCTGGAGATGGAAGCAAAGCAGCGGAGCCAGGGGTTGTTCCAGCGCCGGCGGGACGAATCCTTTATTACCGAAACCCTGGACTGGGCCATGGAACTGCTGGCCCATCCCCTGCGCGAACGGATCCGCCGGACCGCTTCCACCGAGACCGATCCGCGACTGGCCGCGGAACACCTACTGCGTAATATCTTGAAATGA